Proteins co-encoded in one Salarias fasciatus chromosome 4, fSalaFa1.1, whole genome shotgun sequence genomic window:
- the pvalb6 gene encoding parvalbumin 6: MAMSSILNTEDIKKAVSAFAAPDSFDHKKFFEMVGLKSKSNDDVKKIFTVLDADNSGYIEEEELKYVLKGFAKDGRDLTDKETKAFLKAADKDGDGKIGVDEFAALVKE, from the exons atgGCGATGAGCAGCATCCTCAACACTGAAGACATCAAGAAAGCTGTCAGTGCGTTTGCAG cTCCTGACAGTTTTGACCATAAGAAGTTTTTTGAGATGGTGGGTCTGAAGTCCAAGTCCAACGACGATGTGAAGAAGATCTTCACGGTGCTGGATGCCGACAACAGCGGCTacatagaggaggaagagctcaA ATACGTGCTGAAGGGTTTCGCCAAAGATGGCAGGGACCTGACAGACAAAGAAACCaaagcatttttaaaagcaGCCGACAAGGATGGAGACGGCAAGATCGGAGTGGACG AATTTGCCGCCCTcgtgaaagaataa
- the baiap2l2a gene encoding brain-specific angiogenesis inhibitor 1-associated protein 2-like protein 2, whose translation MSGMNSDQLHRSTLRIYSSILDDFNPSLKKLVLLGNSYVQAFRALTFASESYFSALSRIGEKAFHTASSRPIGEVLLQICENQRRLTTELDGVFRRFNVEVLQEMEKNIQLDVGYIAGSRDHYVMEAQKQVAAMQRQRRASGLEGSEHVQFLRESHGEALKEEERRYRFVAEKHCGLMQSFAQLMNKTGGTLQHKAEGWMEETGATRQVEVRRPAAPDNAALRRQSREEPLGKIPSRAPSPQGSIRSPAGSLAGGGGGGGGRSMRAKVAHQPSSSNPTLLPFARGQIITVMVQQHKNGWLYGRLENGSRQGWFPASYVEGVPDAPGSPSFSHSNIRSSIGSNMTNFNPQRMSSYGSANASAPNPAPAPAPAPAPAPAPAPPPPPPPQSYSSNEKSEVQRDTQASERRTENKRSEPPQGRPELFPRGTNPFATVKLKPTKTDDRSAPVLFRR comes from the exons ATGTCGGGGATGAACAGTGATCAGCTGCACCGTTCCACCTTAAGGATTTACTCG AGCATATTGGATGATTTCAACCCCAGCCTAAAGAAACTGGTCTTGCTTGGCAACAGCTATGTCCAAGCTTTCCGGG ccCTTACTTTCGCAAGTGAGTCTTACTTCAGTGCACTTTCAAGGATCGGAGAGAAGGCCTTCCACACTGCGTCTTCCCGCCCTATCG GTGAAGTCCTCCTTCAGATTTGTGAGAACCAGCGCAGACTCACCACGGAACTGGATGGAGTG TTCCGCAGGTTTAATGTGGAGGTTCTTCaggagatggaaaaaaacattcaactgGACGTAGGCTACATAGCG GGAAGTCGGGACCACTATGTGATGGAGGCCCAGAAACAGGTGGCGGCGATGCAGAGGCAGAGAAGAGCAAGCGGCCTG GAAGGTAGTGAGCATGTACAATTCCTCAGGGAGAGCCACGGAGAGGCTCTGAAGGAAGAGGAGCGGCGATACCGCTTTGTGGCTGAGAAGCACTGCGGCCTGATGCAGTCCTTCGCCCAACTCATGAATAAG ACAGGAGGAACTCTCCAGCATAAGGCTGAGGGCTGGATGGAGGAGACCGGCGCCACCAGACAAGTCGAGGTCCGGCGACCCGCTGCTCCGGACAACGCC GCGCttaggagacagagcagagaggagccgcTCGGCAAGATCCCATCGAGAG CCCCGTCCCCACAGGGGAGCATCCGCTCCCCAGCAGGCTCActggcaggcggcggcggcggcggcggtggaagATCCATGAGGGCCAAGGTGGCCCACCAGCcctccagctccaaccccaccCTGCTGCCCTTCGCCCGGGGACAGATCATCACCGTGATGGTTCAGCAGCACAAGAACGGCTGGCTGTACGGACGCCTGGAAAACGGCTCGCG CCAGGGCTGGTTTCCAGCCTCATACGTGGAAGGAGTGCCTGATGCCCCGGGGTCACCCAGCTTCAG TCACTCCAACATCCGAAGCAGCATCGGCAGCAACATGACCAACTTTAACCCACAAAGAATGAGCAGCTATGGTTCTGCTAATGCCTCTGCCCCGAATCCTGCCCCGGCCCCTGCCCCGGCTCCTGCCCCGGCCCCTGccccggctccgccccctccacctccaccccagtCCTACTCTTCAAATGAAAAATCTGAGGTGCAACGAGACACACAGGCTTCTGAGAGAAGGACTGAAAACAAG CGGTCAGAACCGCCACAGGGACGACCGGAGCTCTTCCCCAG GGGCACGAATCCATTCGCTACAGTGAAGCTGAAACCCACCAAGACCGACGACAGATCGGCTCCAGTTCTGTTTCGCAGATGA
- the nptxra gene encoding neuronal pentraxin receptor a, with product MVAFIGAVICIIAAVHTGSSRATAAQRQPATDNHSLYPDGAAQPAAAGGSIARAGSLGALHGSETPESEAPTFNIGLSGLDGVTGLTGHDPTVSRLICTPIPAGECNPKNFQQQADDPSLYAGEDWGYLRTKAEELRQTVLQQKDQIQTDQRTIRELTGKLSECEKGQDGRSGGADRRRSAAGLRGAKSAAAAAAEEEEAEARLERIMVRDSPASAHDAGHLLTVRAVDELEQAITQLKDRIEKLESDIGPFPHNQTDSNTSGLPEEGGMSGGPVRLAGPGLRAGADRPWRMEDLEGELERKVELLEKERKALRLETEKHRQEIDQGINKLRHRISGLEEGISGHSFPEGYRLSFPTRTHHMYAVVKHPIPKLRAFTVCLWLRPAEGGIGTPLSYGVAEQPNELVLLQGLRTPAELLINDKVAQLPLNLSRGSWQHICVSWTQKGGAWQAYQGGKLRGEGHGLAARHHIRPGGVLILGQEQDSLGGGFDSSQALVGELSQVGVWDRVLTSSQVASLARCGRVTQGNVAPWTEGGVEVHGGATKDPGEPCSKHGRSSQ from the exons ATGGTGGCCTTCATCGGAGCGGTTATCTGCATCATCGCGGCTGTCCACACCGGATCCTCCAGGGCCACCGCGGCGCAGCGGCAGCCGGCCACCGACAACCACTCGCTGTACCCGGACGGCGCGGcgcagcccgccgccgccgggggctCCATCGCCCGCGCCGGCTCCCTGGGCGCTCTCCATGGTTCTGAAACGCCCGAATCCGAAGCGCCCACTTTCAACATCGGGCTGAGCGGGCTGGACGGAGTCACCGGGCTCACCGGGCACGACCCGACGGTCAGCCGCCTCATCTGCACCCCGATCCCCGCCGGGGAGTGCAACCCCAAAAACTTTCAGCAACAAGCGGACGACCCGTCGCTGTACGCGGGGGAGGACTGGGGCTACCTCCGCACCAAAGCCGAGGAGCTGCGGCAGACCGTGCTGCAGCAGAAGGACCAGATACagacggaccagaggaccaTCCGGGAGCTGACGGGGAAACTCTCCGAGTGTGAGAAGGGGCAGGAcggccggagcggcggcgcggaCCGACGCAGGAGCGCCGCGGGGCTGCGCGGGGCCAAAagcgcagcggcggcggcggcggaggaagaggaggcggaggcgcgCCTGGAGCGCATCATGGTGCGGGACAGCCCCGCTTCCGCGCACGACGCCGGCCACTTACTCACTGTCAGAGCCGTGGACGAGCTGGAGCAGGCTATCACTCAGCTCAAAGACCGCATTGAGAAGCTGGAG tcagacaTTGGCCCATTTCCGCACAACCAGACGGACAGCAACACCTCCGGACTGCCAGAGGAAGGCGGGATGTCTGGCGGCCCTGTGAGGTTGGCCGGTCCTGGCCTCAGAGCCGGTGCCGACAGAccctggaggatggaggactTGGAGGGggagctggagaggaaggtcgagctgctggagaaagagagaaaagcccTGAGGCTGGAGACAGAGAAGCACAGGCAGGAAATCGACCAGGGCATCAATAAATTACGCCACCGGATCTCAGGGCTGGAGGAAG GTATTTCAGGTCATTCCTTCCCAGAAGGCTACAGACTGTCCTTTCCGACACGAACGCACCACATGTACGCTGTGGTAAAACACCCCATCCCAAAGCTGCGAGCCTTCACCGTCTGCCTGTGGCTCCGGCCCGCCGAGGGGGGCATCGGGACTCCTCTCTCTTACGGCGTTGCCGAACAGCCAAACGAACTGGTGCTCCTGCAGGGCCTGCGTACTCCGGCTGAGCTGCTCATCAACGACAAG GTGGCACAGTTGCCTCTGAACCTCTCCAGGGGCAGCTGGCAGCACATCTGCGTGAGCTGGACCCAGAAGGGGGGCGCGTGGCAGGCCTACCAGGGGGGCAAACTGCGGGGCGAGGGCCACGGGCTGGCCGCCAGGCATCACATCAGGCCGGGAGGAGTGCTCATACTCGGGCAGGAGCAG GATTCCCTGGGCGGAGGCTTTGACTCATCCCAGGCTTTGGTCGGAGAGCTTTCCCAGGTGGGCGTGTGGGACCGGGTCCTGACCTCCAGCCAGGTGGCCAGCTTGGCTCGCTGCGGCAGGGTCACCCAGGGCAACGTGGCGCCCTGGACGGAGGGCGGAGTGGAGGTGCACGGCGGAGCAACCAAAGACCCCGGAGAGCCGTGCAGTAAACACGGCAGGAGCTCTCAGTGA